The DNA region GATGGCGAGTATAAACAAGCGATTTGTGCACTGCACGAAGAGTTCTTTGAGCAAGGTAGTGCAATGAAAAAGTCGGTGAGCGTTGCTTAACGCGTTTAGTTGGTAATGGAAGTAGTAAAGGAGCCAATTGTGGCTCCTTTGTGTTTTTTGCTCGAACAAGTTAGATATTCGGGCGAGCAGTCTCGTTAGTGGATGGCGGCAAGTGAGGCAACGTCACTTCCGGTTGATCACCCGTTAAGGAACGCAAGAACTCAGTGATTTTTCCAGACTCTTCCTTCGTCAGCTTTTGGCCAAGTTGTAAATCAGCCATCATCGACACCGCTTCTTCTAACTCCCAAACTGAGCCATCATGGAAGTAAGGGTAGGTCAGTTCAACATTTCTTAGCGTCGGTACTTTGAAGACAAACTTATCGAAATCATTACCCGTGATCGCTTTACGTCCCACATCTGGGTTATCCGTTGCGAACGGCTTCACTAAGCCCATTTTTTGGTACATTTGACCACCAGCGAGAGGGCCGCTGTGACATGCTGTACAACCTTTCGCTTTGAATAAGTTGTAACCCTCGACCTGTGCGGTAGTGAGTGCGTTATCGTCGCCTTTTAACCAAAGATCGAATGGTGCGTTTGGTGTACGCAAGGTTTGTTCGAACGTTGCAATCGCATCGGTGACGTTATCAATATCTATGGTCTCAGTCCCATACGCTTCTTTAAACCACTCGCGATATTGTGGAATCGACTTGAGCGTGTCGATCGCAAGCTGGTGGCTAAAGGCCATTTCGAGTGGGTTTTCTATAGGGCCAGCCGCTTGTTCTTGCAAATCTTTTGCGCGCCCGTTCCAGAACTGAACAAAGTTCAAATCCGAGTTAAACACCGTCGGTGAGTTGATAGGACCAATGGCCCATTTATGACCAATGGAGCTTGGTAGGTTATCGACGCCACCTTTTGCGATGTTATGGCAAGAGTTACAAGAAATGGTGTTGGAGGCGGATAAACGAGGTTCAAACCACAACGTTTTACCCAGTTCTACTTTCTTAGCATCAAGGCCAGAAATAGGCTCAATGACCTTGATTGGCTCTGCAGATTGGCGCTCTGCGTAGGCACCGAAAGATAGGACTGACAAGACGCTCACTGCTATAAGAGTTTTCATAATAACTTCCTTTTTAAGTGATTTTTCACTCTCACTAGGGCGGCGTACTTCTTATTGGTACGCTCTGGAAGTCACGGTATAGCAATCGTTTTATTCGATAAAATGCAAAAAATCGATGGTTTTTATGGCAAAAAACGATGTTAAAAACGCACAAACTTTGCACGATTTGATTTTGCTAGCTTCCCAAGCAGTTGGTCACCTTTCATTTACAAATATGCAAAGAATATAAACGACAGGTTCGTTGATTTAGGTCAATTATGCAATTAAATGAATTTGAGAGCTGGAGTCTCTAGTTTGAAGAAAAAGTGGAGATTTTATCGCCCAAATAGGGCGTTGGTAGAGGACATATAACAGCCAACAAGTCCGATGTTTAGAATTATTCTATTTTAGGGAGTTTGCTCTAACTCTGAGTCAATCATTACATTTCAATTTCAAGAAACGTTTGGAATTGGTCATGTTTCTGAGTATACGAATTATTATCAGTTACGCATCCGGTTGCGCATTGTTCTAGGTTGAATCGTGTAACGTCACTGCAGCACGTATTGAGCGTATTACGCTGATTGTCTGTGTTTTCGTGTTGACAGTTTGGTACTAGGTAAAAATCAACAACACTATGATTTCAAGGAACATTTTATGTCAAAGAAACTACTTACTTGTTGTATAACCTCGGCAATCTGTTTTCATTCTGCTTCCGTTTACTCTCAATCAACGGATCTGCCAGGTGCTTCTGATTTACAACAAGCCCCTGCAGCGTTGATGCTCGCTCCGGACGATGTCGCCATCGCTGATCGTTATATCGTGGTCTTTAAACAGCCGCAAATGATGCCGAGCGACTCTCCATATTTTCAACAGTCCACGCAACAATCGGTGGACAGTATGTCCGGCTTATACTCAATACAGGTAGAGTCCGTATTTGATCGCTCAATTAGCGGCTTTGTTGTCACGTTGAATACAAATCAGCTGGACGAACTGCGTGCTGATCCGAGAGTAGACTACATCGAACAAGATAAAATGCTAACGCTTGAACCGATAGTCTCGGTAGAAGCGAACCAAAGCAATGCGATTTGGGGCCTTGATCGAATTGATCAGCGCAGCCTACCGCTTGATAGCAATTACAACGCCAACTTTGATGGTACAGGGGTAACGGCTTATGTCATCGATACAGGTGTGAACAATTCACACGTCGAGTTTGGTGGGCGTTCTGTTTCTGGCTACGACTTTGTCGATAATGATTCAGACTCAAGTGACTGTAACGGACACGGTACGCACGTTGCTGGCACCATTGGCGGCAGCCAGTATGGTGTGGCAAAGAACGTGAATATTGTTGGTGTAAGAGTACTTAGTTGTTCTGGCTCAGGTTCGACATCCGGTGTCATTGCCGGGGTGGACTGGGTGGCTGCTAACGCTTCAGGGCCTTCTGTTGCCAACATGAGTTTGGGAGGCGGCCAATCTGTCGCTCTCGATAGCGCGGTGCAAAGTGTAGTTCAGTCTGGCGTGAGCTTTATGCTGGCTGCTGGCAATTCTAATGCGGACGCTTGTAACTATTCACCTGCTCGTGTTGCTTCTGGCGTTACTGTTGGTTCCACTACGAGCTCAGATTCTCGCTCGAGCTTTTCAAACTGGGGTAGCTGTGTCGATGTATTTGCACCGGGCTCGCAAATCAAATCTGCTTGGTATGATGGTGGCTACAAAACCATCAGTGGCACCTCAATGGCAACGCCACATGTAGCCGGTGTTGCAGCGCTATATCTTCAAGAAAACAATGCATTATCACCAAGCCAGCTAGAGGCACTGATTGCTGAACGAGCATCCAATGGAAAAGTCTCAGACACTCGCGGAAGCGTAAACAAGCTGCTCTATAGCTTGGCGGATTCTGACTGTGGTCAAGATTGTGGTGGTCCAAATCCAACACCGGATCCTGAGGGCAAGCTAACCTCTGGTTTACCAGTGAATGGCTTGAGTGGCGCAACAGGTGCGATGGACTATTTCTATGCTGACCTAGAGGCAGGCCAACGTCTAACTGTTCAAACCATCGGTGGAAATGGGGATGCTGACCTCTACGTACGCTTTGGCTCGAAACCAACACGCAATAACTGGGATTGCAGACCATACAAATACGGCAACAATGAAACATGCACAGTGACCGCACCGCAGAGCGGGCGGTACTACATCATGATTTACGCATATTCTAGCTACAGCGGTATGACAATTCAGGCGAACTACTAACTTACAACACCAAGCCCACTTTACGGTGGGCTTAGTTTTTGAAAGCTCTATGTTTGAGCCTATTCAAATACATTTGTTTGTCGTTCTAAAGGGGTAACTAGATGGGAGTAGCTGTCGCTATCAATAATATTGAATTTGAATTACGGATAGAGGTGTAAACGTCTATCGTTGTATTCACCAAAGCAGGGGGGGGGAATTTAGCGAATAGCTAAGATAATTCGAAATAGGAGAGGGCTGATATGAGTCTCTTTTTTATTTTGCCGTTGTTTAAATCTTGTGAATAAATAATGCTTCAATTCATTCTTTTTGTGAATTAATTAAACTAACAGTTATCTTAAAAGAAAGGGAATAATAGCCCTTTGAGATTTCATGATGAGCTTTTGAGTAGTAAAAATATCTATTTTAATGGTTAATTTGTCGCCACTATTTATCTAATTGTTAGAACTATCATATTGTAACAAATTCTTACATTTGGTATTTAGGGGCAGTTTAATGCGATATCAATCTTCACCAAGTAACCATACAGAACAACTACAACAATCAACTCAAGAACGCGCTGAACAACAACGTCTGGCTCGAAAAGAAGAGCTTAAAGTGACACAAGAAGATAATAAGCGTTGGGCTGCAAATCGAGAAAGAGTCATGGCTGAACGCAACAGTGAAAATACTGAAGTCACCTTAACTCAATTAAAAGAAAATAAGAAAAAGGGTGGGCTTAGTTCTTTGTTGTGCGCGAAACCGAGTTTTTCCAAGCTCCCAACCAAGACCGTTGCTTATTGTTGGGTTAATACAAAAGCGGAAAGTGGTGAAGACAATATTATTCCCAGTGTTGAAAAGGAACATGGTCTACTGAACGTCATTAGTAATGCAAAAATCACCCCGAAGGTAAAACACATTATATATGTTGATAGACGCACTAAGGGGCGAACCTGTTATGACTCACGCGTTGAGCTTCCTGATAATGTTAAGTTTGTTTCAGTTGATGAATTGCTGAGCAAGAAAAACATCGCGACGCCAGTCATTGCCAAGAAGGTGACTGAATTGTATGAGGCAAGTATCAACCATGGCAGCCCAGCTTTTGCGAAGAATATGGTCTCTTTACTTGCCCTAAATGCTGGAGATTACTTCTTCGATATTGGTGTCAGCATCAAGCCAGACGGGAATTTAGTTAAGCATCTTAATGGCGAGAGCAAATTTTCCGGCGGTGCAGTAGGTAACGGGAGTTATTTGATGGGTGGACACGATAAAGAAGATATTGAGACAGTTGTTGAGTACCTCTACGAAATGTATACCTGTGAAAGACCACCAACGGTGCATCCTAAAAAAGCAGTGGAGGTATTAGAAAACCTCGATAAATCGTTGAAGCCAGCAGATGTGATAAGTGAAGTGACAAGCAACTCGAAACTAAACGAAAAAATCACACCTGCAGACTTCGTTACTTACTCTCGTAGGATGGAGAAGGGATTCGCTGAGCGTGGTGTTAAGACTACGATGTGTGAATATGCCCGTTACACGGACGTCGTCTTTGGTAACAACATTGCCGTGCTCACGACTAAAGTGAAAACGGTCTTTAGGAGCGGAACAGATTTCGTTAATACCCATAAGATGAGCCACATTCACAAAACCAAAGTGGAAGCGCATCACGTGCCAGTTTTATAAGGTAAGCAGCTCAAAAACACAAAAGGGACTCATTTGAGTCCCTTTATATTGAAATTAGATTTCGGGCTTTAGGTTAGAGGTTAAAGCTATTTCACTTCGTATCTCAGTAGAACTTCATTGTCCAATACAACGTTTGTTGACCAAATGAAACTTGCTCCAGCCCCACTGAATTTCTCGATGAAGTTCATATAAGATTTTTTGTTGTTCACACCAATATCATCTTCTGAATATTCAGTCGCTTGAGGCCATGAAGTTGCGTCAAAGTCTTTTGCCATCCAGTTGTTTGGGGTTTCCCAGTGAGCTGCATAAGCATTTTCACCGTTATCCGTGCCTTCTGTTGTACAGTTCTCCGATAAGCGCAGTTTTTCAAGGTTATCGCCATCAACTTCACTTAGGCAGCTAAGATCATAGATTGGCGCAGTATAGAATGTCTGTGCTTGCCAGTCGGAACCTGTCACAGTACCGTCACTAAAGCTTGCGATAAAGCCACCATCACCTGGGTGGAATGCCTTACCGCGGTTATCTTCTGTACCTAAACCTAAGTTTTCTTCCCAATCAATTACTTTTACAGCAATAGTGTATGGTTTACTTACTTTGAACTTGACGATACTAGAGTTAAACGGTGTGAAAGGTACAGTGTCTACTGCAATAAGCTGGCCATTAATATATAACTCGAAGTAGTTGTCAGCAAAGATATAACCAGTGATCTCTTCACCATCTGAATCAATAACAGCCACCGGTACAGAGTCTTCATCAACATCGGCAATGCTATTAGGAGTGATATTGGCGCATTCCTCATAAAGGTCGGCTGCTTTTGGCGCAGTTGTGAAATGGTTTTGTGCCGGGACGGTCCACACCTTGCCGTCAGCATCAGGAATTTCACCGATACCTGCAACTCGGCTTCTCCCGTTCTCACATTCAAAAAGATTTGTTTTTACTGTTGTTGCAAGACCTTGGGTAATGCTAGCTGAACCTTTGTAATCATCGAGGCTTCTATTAGCTTTTACGTCTGAAGATGGAGAGCAACCAGCCAACAATAGGGTGATAAACGAAAGAGCGAATACTTGCTTGTTTGTAGTCATCATCAACAAAATCCAGTCGTAAGTATGAAGTTTAAGTGTAGTAATTAATCTAGCTAGATCAATGTATTGAAAAGGTTAGATAGTTGGAACGCATAATAGTCTGTGTAATGTAAAACAACGTAAACGATGTGCAATTCTCGGTAAATGAACTTCTGCTTTGAGGCTTCAAAGTTGTCTAGGAGGCAAACTCATACGCAATTCAATCATTCATTTTTGAATGAATAAGAATCAAACCTGTCTATTTTTGAACTCTATTGTGTTTCGTAAAATAGCGCCATCAACTTGCTAACACATAATGAAGGCTTCCTATGAGCACATCACAACTAATTCTTGAGTTATCTATTATCGGCACAATGCTACTCCTTACGGGTGTCTTTTTGGTTCGTAGCTATGAAAAAACCGATAGCGTAGGGACGAAAGTTCAGAAGATCTTAACGGGTCTTCTTAGTGCCTTTATGGTGATGGCGGGAACAGTAAAATTCTTTGACCCGTTTACGACTATGTTCGCAAAACAAATCGCACTGAGTGAACTGCCTTTTCCGACTCTGTCTCGTTGGGCGGGTCAATTAGGTGAGATTTTTGCAGGTTTCCTGCTACTGGTGGTGGTGATTGGTAATAAGGCACTCGCAGCACCGATTAAAGATAAAGCGATGCAACTATCAACGCTATTAACGACCGCAATTATGATTGTCGCGGTTTATGTTCACTTATTGCCAAGCGTGCCGGCAGAAGTGCTACCGCTTCAGTCTAAGCCACCGGTAATGACACTGATTATTCTTGGATTAGCTTGGTTAAATGCATTCCTATATTTTCGTAAAAAGTAATCGTTAAATTCACATAATAAACGCCAGATTAGTTCGTCTAGTCTGGCGTTTTTCATTTCATAAAAACAATAACTACGAATCTCGCTCTGAGTGAATCGAAGCCAGAAACTCCGCCGATTGCCCAAACCGTTCAAAAATCATATCTCTAAAGGCAACCACTCTGGTCGCTATCAGTTTTCTGTCTGCCCACACCAAGAATGCTTTACCGGTTGGGTATTCAACGTCTGACAATACCTCTACTAACTCTTTGCTTTGTGCGTGCTTTTCAAAGGCTGCTCTTGGCATCATACAGATCCCAGCTCCTGCTATTGTCGCATCAATATTTAAACGCAGACTGCTGATTGAGTAACGAGGCTGATAGGGAATGCGGATCGCCTTACCATCTTCTTTTAGTTCCCAATATGGCAAGTTATTACCTGAGAGTAGCTGATGGTTCATCAACTCTTCAGCTCGTTTTGGCAGACCATGTTTTTCAATATAGCTAGGTGATGCCGCTAGCATTAATGGTGATTCAAACAACTGACGCTGTATTAAATGATTGGCGTGAGGTGGGGTCGTCACAATCGCAAGGTCAATCTGCTCATCAAAGAAACGTTCTGTGCCTGCGCTAAATTGAATGGTTACGGAGACCTCTGGGTGAAGCTGCATAAACTCAATCGCCATCTTTTGCAGGAAATTATCAGCAAATGGCTCAGGGCAAGAGACTCGGATTTCACCCGTTAATACTGGCTGACTATTCGAGAGCTGCGTCCATTCATCATTCAGCTGCATAAATAGGGCAGCGAAGCGCTGGTAATATTCGTCGCCAGCTGTCGTGAGCTGGAACTGTTTTGCATTCCGGTGTACCAGTTTTTCACCCAGTTTATCCTCAAGACTTGCCACCGCCCTTGATAACGTTGGGGCTGAAACGTGTGTTTTAAGGCTCGCTGCTGCAAAGCCTCCGCACTCGACAGATTGGCAAAACAGATAGAGATTGGAGATGTCTTTTGCTTTCATAATTGATCGCTCTTGAGGATTGCATTCTGAGTTAATCATTCAAATATGAAAGATTCAAGTTCAATGTTGTCTATTTTTGATTGTGATGGGCGGGGCTAATATGACCCCATCAGTTAGCCAATCGAAGTCAGGCATAAGAGAGTCAATCATGAAAAAGTTTTCACGTAAGTTCCAATACCCACTAATGGTTTCTATGGTTTTACCTACTATGCTTCTTAGCATGCCAGCCATCATGGTAGCTAAAACACTGCCAGAGAACGGCGCATTCTTTGATGCATGGTTAA from Vibrio hyugaensis includes:
- a CDS encoding cytochrome-c peroxidase, which produces MKTLIAVSVLSVLSFGAYAERQSAEPIKVIEPISGLDAKKVELGKTLWFEPRLSASNTISCNSCHNIAKGGVDNLPSSIGHKWAIGPINSPTVFNSDLNFVQFWNGRAKDLQEQAAGPIENPLEMAFSHQLAIDTLKSIPQYREWFKEAYGTETIDIDNVTDAIATFEQTLRTPNAPFDLWLKGDDNALTTAQVEGYNLFKAKGCTACHSGPLAGGQMYQKMGLVKPFATDNPDVGRKAITGNDFDKFVFKVPTLRNVELTYPYFHDGSVWELEEAVSMMADLQLGQKLTKEESGKITEFLRSLTGDQPEVTLPHLPPSTNETARPNI
- a CDS encoding S8 family peptidase gives rise to the protein MSKKLLTCCITSAICFHSASVYSQSTDLPGASDLQQAPAALMLAPDDVAIADRYIVVFKQPQMMPSDSPYFQQSTQQSVDSMSGLYSIQVESVFDRSISGFVVTLNTNQLDELRADPRVDYIEQDKMLTLEPIVSVEANQSNAIWGLDRIDQRSLPLDSNYNANFDGTGVTAYVIDTGVNNSHVEFGGRSVSGYDFVDNDSDSSDCNGHGTHVAGTIGGSQYGVAKNVNIVGVRVLSCSGSGSTSGVIAGVDWVAANASGPSVANMSLGGGQSVALDSAVQSVVQSGVSFMLAAGNSNADACNYSPARVASGVTVGSTTSSDSRSSFSNWGSCVDVFAPGSQIKSAWYDGGYKTISGTSMATPHVAGVAALYLQENNALSPSQLEALIAERASNGKVSDTRGSVNKLLYSLADSDCGQDCGGPNPTPDPEGKLTSGLPVNGLSGATGAMDYFYADLEAGQRLTVQTIGGNGDADLYVRFGSKPTRNNWDCRPYKYGNNETCTVTAPQSGRYYIMIYAYSSYSGMTIQANY
- a CDS encoding LysR family transcriptional regulator, which produces MKAKDISNLYLFCQSVECGGFAAASLKTHVSAPTLSRAVASLEDKLGEKLVHRNAKQFQLTTAGDEYYQRFAALFMQLNDEWTQLSNSQPVLTGEIRVSCPEPFADNFLQKMAIEFMQLHPEVSVTIQFSAGTERFFDEQIDLAIVTTPPHANHLIQRQLFESPLMLAASPSYIEKHGLPKRAEELMNHQLLSGNNLPYWELKEDGKAIRIPYQPRYSISSLRLNIDATIAGAGICMMPRAAFEKHAQSKELVEVLSDVEYPTGKAFLVWADRKLIATRVVAFRDMIFERFGQSAEFLASIHSERDS
- a CDS encoding DUF2798 domain-containing protein, whose translation is MKKFSRKFQYPLMVSMVLPTMLLSMPAIMVAKTLPENGAFFDAWLNAVSQMVPSALLILALVAPTVRLLVTKVLLEPEVK